One genomic segment of Bacteroidia bacterium includes these proteins:
- a CDS encoding TetR/AcrR family transcriptional regulator encodes MNSEKNIGSDKKEYILDVAENLFAHYGFEAVSIRQLAKEAGINVAMVSYYFGSKEQLFKLVIERKLINTGNLIAASPHLSHWERLFVIADGYIDGFFQNRKTTQIIYREINLGQRSDIAQMLSEHLKRNFENVSSIIHDGIEKGIFRKVDIELTVMTIIGVARMYAHSPTIACKIFKEKNESEMFSDKYRRRLKNHMKEVITSLLKP; translated from the coding sequence GTGAATTCGGAAAAAAACATAGGAAGCGACAAAAAAGAATACATTTTAGATGTTGCCGAAAACCTTTTCGCACACTACGGATTTGAGGCTGTTAGCATACGTCAATTGGCTAAAGAGGCAGGGATAAACGTAGCCATGGTGTCCTATTATTTTGGATCGAAGGAGCAATTATTCAAACTGGTAATTGAGCGCAAACTCATCAATACCGGCAATTTAATTGCTGCATCGCCACACTTATCGCATTGGGAAAGACTCTTTGTAATTGCGGACGGATACATTGACGGATTTTTCCAAAACAGAAAAACCACCCAAATAATTTACAGAGAGATTAATCTTGGACAAAGGAGTGATATTGCCCAAATGCTGAGCGAACATTTAAAAAGAAACTTCGAAAATGTATCGTCTATCATCCACGATGGCATTGAAAAAGGGATTTTCCGGAAGGTAGACATTGAGCTTACCGTAATGACCATTATTGGTGTTGCCAGGATGTATGCCCATAGCCCAACCATTGCCTGTAAAATTTTTAAAGAAAAGAACGAATCGGAAATGTTTTCAGACAAATACAGGCGCAGGCTTAAAAACCACATGAAAGAGGTCATTACATCACTATTAAAACCCTAA
- the apaG gene encoding Co2+/Mg2+ efflux protein ApaG, with product MTTSSKVSAGIKVSVQTRYEKNFSNPSYHHYFFGYKITLENTNDYTVQLKRRHWYIFDSNGIKHEVEGEGVIGEMPILEPGESFTYESGCNLRTSIGSMHGYYQFERLLDQSTFQVEIPKFILILPELLN from the coding sequence AAGGTTAGTGCCGGCATAAAAGTAAGTGTTCAAACCAGGTACGAGAAAAACTTTTCCAATCCATCGTACCATCATTATTTTTTTGGTTACAAGATCACTTTAGAAAACACCAACGATTATACTGTCCAATTGAAACGCAGGCATTGGTATATTTTTGATAGTAATGGAATAAAGCACGAAGTAGAAGGAGAAGGTGTTATTGGAGAAATGCCGATATTGGAACCCGGCGAAAGTTTTACTTATGAGAGTGGGTGCAATTTGAGGACTTCGATTGGAAGCATGCACGGATATTACCAGTTTGAACGATTATTAGACCAAAGTACTTTCCAGGTTGAAATACCTAAATTTATATTGATATTACCTGAGCTTCTAAACTAA